The following proteins are encoded in a genomic region of Pseudoxanthomonas suwonensis 11-1:
- a CDS encoding glutathione binding-like protein produces the protein MIELYYWPTPNGHKITLFLEEAGLPYTIKPVDIGKGDQFRPEFLAFSPNNKMPAIIDREPNDLGEPITVFESGAILRYLADKTGRFGGEGLRGRVEVDQWLAWQIAGQGPMTGQYGHFTVYAPEKIDYAIDRYTREVQRLLGVLDRRLQGRAFIAGDQYTIADMAAYPWINPYTRAPLDLEPYPELRRWHASIAGRPATQRAYALTQQVNPNAGKPLTEEERRQLFGR, from the coding sequence ATGATCGAGCTCTACTACTGGCCCACCCCCAACGGCCACAAGATCACCCTGTTCCTGGAGGAAGCCGGCCTGCCCTACACCATCAAGCCGGTGGACATCGGCAAGGGCGACCAGTTCAGGCCGGAGTTCCTGGCGTTCTCGCCGAACAACAAGATGCCGGCGATCATCGACCGCGAGCCCAACGACCTGGGCGAGCCGATCACGGTGTTCGAGTCCGGCGCGATCCTGCGCTACCTGGCCGACAAGACCGGGCGCTTCGGCGGCGAAGGCCTGCGTGGACGCGTCGAGGTGGACCAGTGGCTGGCCTGGCAGATCGCCGGCCAGGGCCCGATGACCGGCCAGTACGGCCACTTCACCGTGTATGCGCCGGAGAAGATCGACTACGCCATCGACCGCTACACCCGCGAGGTGCAGCGCCTGCTGGGCGTGCTCGACAGGCGGCTGCAGGGCCGCGCCTTCATCGCCGGCGACCAGTACACCATCGCCGACATGGCCGCCTATCCCTGGATCAATCCGTACACCAGGGCCCCGCTGGACCTGGAGCCGTATCCGGAACTGCGCCGCTGGCACGCCAGCATCGCCGGACGCCCGGCCACCCAGCGCGCCTACGCCCTGACCCAGCAGGTCAACCCGAACGCAGGCAAGCCGCTGACCGAGGAGGAACGCAGGCAGCTGTTCGGGCGCTGA
- a CDS encoding TIGR00645 family protein, producing the protein MTQPHTPRPLSPLSSLIFASRWLQLPLYLGLILAQCVYVFLFAKELWHLVHDAPSMGEQQIMLIVLGLIDVVMISNLLVMVIVGGYETFVSRLGLEGHPDQPEWLSHVNASVLKVKLAMAIIGISSIHLLKTFIAAGTLNGLPFCPPELVATAASNVGAARCNALTTDGVLWQTIIHIVFILSAIGIAWTDKLMTHNSHKREHAGH; encoded by the coding sequence ATGACGCAGCCCCATACGCCCCGCCCGCTCAGCCCGCTCTCGTCCCTGATCTTCGCCTCGCGCTGGCTGCAGCTGCCGCTATACCTGGGCCTGATCCTGGCGCAGTGCGTCTACGTGTTCCTGTTCGCCAAGGAACTTTGGCACCTGGTCCACGACGCGCCGAGCATGGGCGAGCAGCAGATCATGCTGATCGTGCTGGGCCTGATCGACGTGGTGATGATCTCCAACCTGCTGGTGATGGTGATCGTCGGCGGCTACGAGACCTTCGTCTCGCGCCTGGGCCTGGAGGGCCATCCGGACCAGCCGGAGTGGCTGAGCCACGTCAACGCCTCGGTGCTCAAGGTGAAGCTGGCGATGGCGATCATCGGCATCTCTTCGATCCACCTGCTGAAGACCTTCATCGCCGCCGGCACCCTCAACGGCCTGCCGTTCTGCCCGCCGGAGCTGGTCGCCACTGCCGCCTCCAACGTCGGGGCCGCCCGCTGCAACGCGCTGACCACCGATGGCGTGCTGTGGCAGACCATCATCCATATCGTCTTCATCCTCTCGGCCATCGGCATCGCCTGGACCGACAAGCTGATGACCCACAACAGCCACAAGCGCGAGCACGCCGGCCACTGA